The region AAGCATCCTTTTGGGTGCTGACGCTCTTTTTGACGCCTTGTACTTTATGATTGCTGGTTTTATGCCCTTCTAAATTGGCTATTTTAAATGTAGAAAATCTTCTCCAAACCTCTCCCTACCCCGCTCGCAGAAAGCATATTAAATTGTACGGGAGACTTTTCAAGATACTTTTCTGATGATCTGCCTGGAATACCAATATAGCAGATCAGGAAAAAGTCTGTTCAGATGATACACAACCTTGGAAGACACCCCCGGTATTATCCGGTATGAACCTTTGCTTATCATCATCATAATATGAGCAGCCAGAACCTCCGGCTGCATCAATTTAACCGTCCCGGAGATTTTATGAGTTATCAGTGGTTTTGTCAGATTCTCATGGTGATAAGAGTAGGTATCTGTATCTGGAGGCAGCACCACAGAAACCCTGATCCCAAATTGCTGAAGTTCGATGCGGAGAACATCTGATAAACCTACCACTGCAAATTTAGAAGGGCTGTATCCTGTATAGCCATAGACTCCCATTATACCGGCCATAGACGCTATGTTTATGATGTGCCCGGATTCTTGTATCATCATAGAAGGAACTACTGCTTTTATCATACGGATCACTCCCAGATAGTTTGATTCGTTCTGGTTTTCTATCTCTTCTAAAGTTGTCTTCTCAATCTCTTTACAAAGAGCAAACCCTGCACTGTTCACGAGCACATCAATCTTCTTAAATGAATCGATAATGTAATTAATAAATGCTGATATAGACTCGCTATCTGTCACATCAAGAGTGTGAAAGTCAATCCTTTGATCTTTTCGTACTGACAGAGTTATCAGTTCGGCAGTTGTTTCCCTGAGAACATCTTCACGACGAGATCCAATAATTACATGAGCGCCTTTTTGTACAAATTCAGCTGCCAGCGCCTTTCCTATTCCGCTAGAGCCGCCAGTAATAACAACAACATTATTTTTCATTTATTTAACCTCATATTACAAATCCGATGTCGGTCTGCCAGGACTAAAACAGACCATCAGGGCGTCTAAACCAGCCTGCGAAAAATATCATCCTTATCAGGTGACTCAGTCGTTCGAATCATTCCCTGTAAAGGGAACCGTATACTGAACACTAACATACACATCTGCACACAAAGAAATGGCATGTTTTTTGGTATGATGTCCAGAACTAGATCCTATCTGATACTTGTTTTTTCATCACAGGACTCAAAATCGTAAGATATTGAAAGTATTGGATAAGAAATCCCACATTTCAGCACCACCTTTCTCAGTCAGAAGTAAATAAAGAATATTTTATACAAAAATGGAGAAAATACTTCATGTACTTCTGATGCAGGGAGACATAATATGAATCAATCGCAATACAGAGTTGCATTAAAAAATGATTAGAACTGTTTCAGACTGAATAGCTCACAT is a window of Oceanispirochaeta sp. DNA encoding:
- a CDS encoding SDR family oxidoreductase; translated protein: MKNNVVVITGGSSGIGKALAAEFVQKGAHVIIGSRREDVLRETTAELITLSVRKDQRIDFHTLDVTDSESISAFINYIIDSFKKIDVLVNSAGFALCKEIEKTTLEEIENQNESNYLGVIRMIKAVVPSMMIQESGHIINIASMAGIMGVYGYTGYSPSKFAVVGLSDVLRIELQQFGIRVSVVLPPDTDTYSYHHENLTKPLITHKISGTVKLMQPEVLAAHIMMMISKGSYRIIPGVSSKVVYHLNRLFPDLLYWYSRQIIRKVS